One genomic region from Cucumis melo cultivar AY chromosome 9, USDA_Cmelo_AY_1.0, whole genome shotgun sequence encodes:
- the LOC103498192 gene encoding uncharacterized protein LOC103498192: MAMNDILRNHPSHPNHELDPQNYARPYTCHGCKQKGFGPRYRCQTCDFDFHQACTYTGTHPVYHDYFPGSKFMFLRNPPEPCHPECRIRCDACRNTIKGFVFHCEEDDLDVHPCCWNLERSYQIEDVKFNLNKKVKGKCMWCNSKRLKDGGTDNGWSYVSNCGKYHVHVACVTEMALEAWYNNNNTNSGGGSSSSTSSGGGQELLAVKKKLKEVQVVGGYGDGGFGKNKFWRILKFLVKTVVSIVIGDPTMILASFFVDLLS, from the coding sequence ATGGCAATGAACGATATTCTTCGTAATCATCCAAGCCATCCAAACCATGAACTAGATCCCCAAAACTACGCACGACCATACACCTGCCATGGTTGCAAACAAAAAGGCTTCGGCCCTCGATATCGATGCCAAACTTGCGACTTCGATTTCCACCAAGCTTGTACTTACACCGGAACCCACCCTGTTTACCATGACTACTTCCCTGGTTCTAAGTTCATGTTCCTTAGAAACCCACCAGAACCCTGTCATCCAGAATGCAGAATAAGATGCGATGCTTGTAGAAACACCATCAAAGGCTTTGTTTTTCACTGCGAAGAGGATGACTTGGACGTCCACCCATGTTGCTGGAACCTCGAAAGAAGTTACCAAATCGAAGACGTGAAGTTTAATCTCAACAAGAAGGTGAAAGGAAAGTGCATGTGGTGCAATAGCAAGAGGCTCAAAGATGGTGGTACCGATAATGGATGGTCCTACGTGTCCAACTGCGGGAAGTACCATGTTCATGTCGCTTGTGTTACTGAAATGGCTTTGGAAGCATGGtataataacaacaatactAATAGTGGGGGAGGAAGTAGTAGTAGTACTAGTAGCGGTGGTGGACAAGAATTGTTGGCTGTAAAGAAGAAACTAAAAGAAGTTCAAGTTGTTGGAGGTTACGGAGATGGCGGATTTGGGAAGAACAAGTTTTGGAGAATCTTAAAGTTCCTCGTCAAGACTGTTGTTAGTATCGTTATTGGAGATCCTACTATGATTCTCGCCTCGTTCTTCGTCGATCTACTTTCATGA